The genomic segment gtcacatcaatcaaatcctacactaattctcgcAAACTTCAACCcaaaattcactctcaattaccttcaaattcactcaaataaacacacaaaaaaatcaccctcaaatccactcaatcactctcccccaatcactctcccccaattACCTCCAACTAAACACACCCTTAGAGTTAGAATAAATAGAGAATCTAGAGAGGAAAATCATTGACTACATGCAACTAGAAAattgcatgccctaggttcaaaGGAAAAAGGGGAAACAGAAAAAGATAACTTACCCGTCCAAAACGAAAATCTAATCTGATGAAGGGAAAGCTCTCAACTCCATGAACGAAAGCACACtacctatttgaaatttcaacaGTGGGAAGTGGTGGAAAaatagagagaagtcagagcaagaagaagaaaatgaagctgaacttagaaagagaaagaggaactGGATGAAGAACTCAGAGCTAGAAAATGAGACCTCTTTTAAGGTTCTAGTGTCCTTAGTTTCTTGGGCCAGGCTGCAGGACTCATTAGTCTTACATTTTCAGGCTCTTACAATATGAATAGTGtaatattatacttaaataaCTAGTATAAAGATGGTTTGActgaaatacaaatttaataaattcacattttatgtgcactttataaaattaaaataatagtttgtttttattaaaaccaataaaatcaaattataactAACTTAATTATGTAGAAGATACCAACAATATCACTAAAGttttaatgtataaatatttatattttatataattggtTTCTAAAAAGAACCTATATATCTTTACCTAACCAAGTTGTTTtaacatcaaatatatattcttttttctcctttcatacaatttttcatttgcatttattcatttatttttcatgtacgtattcattcatttttcatGGACAAAGGATAATTGCTTTCTCCATTTCACTAAGATGGGAGAACAAAATTATTCATGTCACCCTTTCTTGTTAGTGCACACCAACCAAACATCTTTGCGTTTTAACTCAATTCATGTTTCCAATACTGTCTAACAATAGTAAtggtttacttttttttttcagactaAATCATTAAATACCatgcatattattttttaaataatttttaaaattatattaaatatttgttctttttatcACTAGAGatgttaaaagataaaaaggtagatttcaaaattcatccatataaaaattttgagtcatcaacaaataaatatataatcaaaagaAATGTAAAGATTATTATAGTATAGAAAACAAACATAAGAAAATATTGCTTCTCGACCCTTTCTTCTCTTTCAAGAaaagttcaattaaaaaaaaagaaataaaaaaataatcttttataaattgtgttaaaataattaatatatatatatatatatatatataaactaaatattttaataaacagaatatttagttatttaataaactaaatattttagtCACCAGAATGAGTCGAGGAGATATATAATATGAGAACAAAGAAATGcactataaaataaattacaaatatcACACAGTAACTGTTTTATTGGTATGAAACTATTTTAGAATTACAAATCTAAGAACCTAATCATAACATACATACAATATTATTAAGACATCATCAGGTAGAAGTGCTGATGGCGCCGCCATCAACATAGCTTTCTTTAATATCACCTTCTCCTCTTTCTTGCGCAAATATTGATCATAATCTTGCCCATAATCTTTGCCTTCTCCAACTCTAGAAAGTGCATGCTGCATGATTACTACACAATAACGtaggtgtaattttttttttttggatatagTGATTTTGAATTTGGAGGTTGTAAAccagataaaaatatattgtgatGCTCATTAATCTTTTGACATTCAAAGAAATAGACCTCTTTGTGTTTAGTCTCTTTGGATAAAGTTACCtaaagattatgacattcatcTAGATCATGTTTCATTAAGATGTGATAACATTAGTGCTattaatttgacaaaaaatCTCATTCTTCATTCTAAGACTAAACACATAGAAATAAGGCACCACTTCATTAGAGATAATGTCTTAAAAAGagaagttaaaattgaatttgttgACACTTTACATTAATGGGTTGACATTTTCACAAAACCTTTGTCTAAAGAAAGGTTTTACATTATAAGAAATGAGCTAGGCATACTTGATCAAGTGTCGAATAATGGAATTGAagtaataaatttgtttgtatgAATGCAATCTATCTTGCTGTCATATATCATTGCACATTCATACTACATTCATGAATATTGAAATTGCATACAACTACGGATTTTATAATGATTATCATTGTGTTAACACTCAACATTGTTAAGAAAGTTGTGCTTGCAGGTTGAACACTGATCTTTAAAGGTTTAAAAGATCAAATTTGTGCATTTGATCACATTTGCGAAATTTAACCGATTACACAAATCACTAATCGATTAAATTTTGCTATGCAGTGAGTTTAATCGGTTAGACTCATAATGAAATCGATTACAAATCGCGTAACTAGTTTATATGCTTATAACTGCTGATGTATAATGCTTAACTTGTTTCAATTGTCATTATGTACATCTTAAGCATATCTCTTTCATATCAAATGTTGCATATtgctaaaaaaatgttttgaaaatcaattcatgtttcattttgaaaattgcaCACCAAATGTTGCATAATCTTTTACactattacattaattttgctGCATTTTGAAAATTGCACACCAAATGTTGCATAATCTTTTACactattacattaattttgctGTTGCATAAACTGGTATCATGCACTTTTACTGCATATATAGTATGAATccttaaataatttaactttttttgaaagataaactaataatatatacaacatttttaatttttcatgtaaATTAATACCTCACAAGTAGTTTATATATCCATAGACAGATAAAAATAGAGTTGGGTTCCAACTTCCACAAATTCATCATAATTAAGATGTGGtttttaaaatggaaatttaGCCTGAAGGCTTGGCATCATCATAGTCTACTAAGAAAAAGTAATGCAAAGAGAAGTGGAGCATATATAATATGAGAACAAGAAATCCActacaaaataaattacaaaaatcacACAGTAAACCCTTTAGGGTCAATCATGACCCTCTTTGGATCATGTTCCCTTCAACCACATCCTAGATCTATTACACCAAAATTATCATGGAAAGCAATACCAATTACAGTTTTATCTTTTCTCAATACAGATagccaaaataaaaaaaataaaaaaatcaggCTTTCATGCAAATGTGTTAGCTTGGAATTCAAGGCAAAACAAAGGCATGTcttattctttattcttttatatctattatactaaaaatgtattatcatttttcattattaaaaatgataaaaaaatacaaaatatccAAATTCTCAAATACTTGGTGTACTTTTAAAATCCGTGTACACACATAGagaacatatatataattaatcttaaattttagATATACGTACTTTGTAAATCCCCCGTATCAGTTTTATTTTGTAGGCAAGTGGGGGACAAAAAGTATGAAAGAGGAGAGGCTAGCTGTTGTACATTCATATACATGATAGACAAGTGATAAACAGGAACTAAAATTATGCCAACACAACAACCTTTTCTCGAGTTACATCCTTAACTTTCCTAAATTCAATCATagtatatcatttttaaaaattttaaaaaaattattgggaCCAAATATGTCTTGTTCGgttttatagtttaaaaaatgtattataattgataattatttatACACGTTATACTTaagtatttattttctttatttatagcCGCGTGTTGTTCATGGTACGAAGAGGTACATGAAAAAAAAGCCTAGCCACACTAGTGCAAGAAAACTGATAACGGTCACTTTCATGTGATCCATATTCATTTTACACCTTATCTTTGCTTATTTCTTGAGAcaatatattgattaaattagtGTAATATGTGTTGGTTAAATTAATACAATGAttagttaaattcttgtttaaatttatatgtccattgtatatatgtattaaaaggttttgtaaaattttcattcattgctagataatataaatcattaattatcaatatatttttacatacgGTCTAAATCCAATTagttaaataattcaaattttggGAAGGATAACAGTTTTACGTATGTGTCAATTATATCATGTGGGAGTAGTATGTGAGATTACTTGGTCTTCTAGTGCAACTCTAAATGATTGAGTGAACATGATGGAGACAAATGATATcctaaaatttcttttaaaaccACAACACTTTGGCTAAATAAGTGTAATGATTCGGTTATGATTAAATTAGTACAATTGTTAGCTAAATTCATCTCTAAACTAATATCATTCGATAAAGTTTtatacttataatatttaagattgaTTATGGTTGTTAAAAGTTTGACATAagaatagaaaatttatatttacatcgaaaaaaaattgaatttaaacacCAAATTTGAATCTCAGTATATCATATtatttccatttgatatttttaaccttttataATTGTCTTGGAAAAACCTGAATTGAACTGAAGTTATAGCCGTTATCTGGAAATTATGTTAGATTTTGTAGGTAAAGAAATGTAAATCCGTCCGATagcaatatataaatattaagtaGTTGATAAAGGCAGATATAAAAATTGATTCCCCTAATAGGACCCACGTTATATGAGGGaggtaaattaataaaaaaatgatgaattgaGAAGAAGTAAGAAGTAGAGGGTGGCCCTCTTCTTACATGATTTGGCACAGTAAACCCACTACATAGAAAACTAATGTAAAGACATTGCTTTAATAAATTCTTTCCATACcctttaacttttataattgaAGAGGGAAACATTTCGACACACGTAGGGCATCTGTATGAATGATCAGCATTTAGTGCTACTTCAGGAATCCCAATTAAATCcttcatctctctctctctatctttcTCACAAATTATCAACCACATCTTATGCAAATAATAACACATGCAACAAATTACATTATTCCTTCAATTTTTCACCATGCTTCAGTAAAAAGTTgtttatatatgatatattaaataccataaaaaaatttaacatataaattattcactgagtaaaataataaatatagaaaaatatatgcAAACAACCTAAAGATAACTTTTAATTGAAAATCCAATGCGTTAGACATATATGTTGTGAAGTGTATTCTTccatatttttgtatttgtattgcatttcttaatttagtCGGACAGTGAATCTAGGTGAGACCTATATGTTTTGATTGTCTTGGTGGGAGCATTTATTTATGATGCTTTCTGGTTTTGAGCTCTATGtatcttttatgtaattttttaaaagggtTAGAGTATCTCATAAATTctctattatatttatttatttatttttattgataaaaagaaTATTCGTTAgacatatgttattttttacaataGTTTTATATTGAGCTGAATTCgtgaaaaatcatttataatttttatttgacaaaatatatttagataCTCTCTAGTTTATTCTTGTTCTTTTTTCATTTAGAGTAGTCTTACTCATTTTTCTTCACCGAAACTGATATATAGTATTGAATTGGTAAAATGCCTTTATGATTACCAAGTTAATTATTTCATAACAAAGTATTATAATGTTTACTTATCAAAAAATGAATCATATGAAGTTAGTGCAAtccacataatatatatatagatattcgAAAATAGtattcaagtaaaaaaaataattatcaagtGAGAtcctttgttttttgtttttctttttaacccCTATCTACTGTTGATTTAACTATTATTAATCTATATTATATCAcgttctttctcttttatcttttgaacTCATTAATTTCTTTCAGACGTGTTAAGTCGCTGTCTTATTCTTAAGCAGCCTTACGCGTCCCCAACAAATTTCATCATCAGAAGCCAATGGAATGACAAAGAGAGAAGAGCTACAGAAAGAGAGTTACCTCATATACTTCATGTGAAAGAGAAAACATGCTACTTAAAAACTGCTGTAGAACAATATTTTATCTGTAATTTCATACAACTAATGacgtctctctctctctctctctctctctctctctctctctatatatatatatatatatatgtatgtatatatatatgtatgtatatatgagTGTGTGTGCAAATCAATACTaagcaaagaagaaaatagTGTCTTGAGACCTTATTTTGACTGGACCAACACATGTCAGCgacattttaattttgtttagcTTTTAAAACATATCAGTATGTTACTTTTCGTATGGTCATACATTCAGTCACACAAGAAGAATGTCATGCCATCAAGAACTTGAATATCTCTATCTACAAAGGGAAAACACATGCTGAGTTcagaatttatttaaaaataattacccatatttatatattttcaaacacTTAACAGAAATAAACGACTGTTTTAATCtgtaaaataatcaaacaattGCATTCTTCCACATTTTACAATGTATCtattaacaaagaaaatataaaattatgaataagatagatattttataatttttaattcattttaattacaaaCGTGTGGTTAAATGCATTTTAGAATAGACGTATATCTGTCATTATTCTGGTCTTCTAATTAGTATAACATTATATATCTAGAAGGAGATACTAAAGCTTAATCAACAATCCATGGAAATTTGAAAAGAACTACATCCATAGATATGGTTTTTTCATAGTATGCTGCCAGTTTCAAGTTTCAGGCTTTgaccaaaagaaaacaaatagcACTATTATGAGGGTATTTAAAATTGTCTACCTACTGGCAATAGTGCCATCTCTTTTCTCCCACTTAAGTAGACAATATATCAGAATTGATTCAGAGAGAGTTCGTGTGCACACACTCCAACGCACTACTCACCTTATGATGCCTACCAATTGCATGACAGTTTGAAGCATGGATTCTGTGGACTGGGTGTTCAACTgcatatttataaatgaaattacaCATGAAACTACACAAAATCACTGAACTAACAGAACAGAAACGACCACCATAATCACCTGACTCTCAGCTTAAGTATAAATGAacatatatgattaagtaaatgGTGTATATTGAgatttgagagagagagagagagagagagagagagagagagagagagagtttcaCACGCAACGAAGtaattaaaggaaaagaaactgCACTTCACCGCATCCAAGGAAtgaaaatatacatatatggAAATTAAGACGATCTTGAGATCCATTATTTTCGTCATAACATCTTCAAGAGTACatacacatttttattttattgatacaaATTGGACGATGCTGCAATATTGGTCTGTGACACACACGCACGCACAGCTCTCCACTGTTTTTTACTGCCACTGCTTAAGTTACTGCTGCATCTACCAAGAGTACTGCTGTTTAGGTTTACACAATATATTTTCTAATGCAATATTGCAAAGGGTGTCCCCATTTTGCAGTGCCCCAGCCCATTGTCAAATCACAATTTCTGCATAACAAGCAAACAAGGAAGTAAAAAAACcacgaaaaagaaaaaaagaaacataattgATCCACATATATGTCATGCTAATCTCTACACTACCAATAGCATAATGTGAAAGTAAGTCCAAATAGTGATTAGTCACATGACACGTGCAGGTTAGTTTACAGCTAGCTATAGAAACCTAAGAGTTGTGATACTGTTATTGTTTGACTGATAGTTTAATGAGTTTGGTTGCATAGGAAAAAAAGGTAGAGCGTGTCTTAATAACTGTACCAAAACCCTTGAATTTACTAAGGTACATGGAATTATGAGGTTAGTCATGTGGCCTTACTAACTTGCATTATTTGGAGGGGGCAATGGAGGAGGATGTTGAGGACGCTTGCGTTTCTTTTTCTCGTAGCTAATTCCCCTAGCCTTGGCTTGTGAATCACGCACTTCACGAAGGTAAAGTCTCACGGCGCGAGCACCAAAAGGGTTGGTTTCAGGTTTTCCTCCATTTTCTTCGAAAGCAGCTCTGAGACGACCTATTAGAGCATCAAGGCTGCCCCATGCTTGGCGTAGAGGGCAAGGGCAAGGTGCAGGAGGGTTGGGGTGCCCGAAGAAGGGACAAAGGTGGGTGTGAACCTTTGTTTTTCCGAACTCGTCGAGGTACCTCAGGAATTCCAGCACGTGTGCGCCGCTGCAGCGTGAGAGTGAAAGTGGGGGTCTGTGGTTCCGAAGGTACTGCCCGAACGTGTTCCAGTCGCGTCGCTTTTGGTTCTCGTAGCGGCTCAGAGTAGTGGGGGAGGAGGAAGGTGGTGATGACGAAGAtgaaggtggtggtggtgatgtgAAATTGGAGGTGTTACCTGCTGAGAGGTTGATGGCTTTGGTGTCGGAGTTTGACGAAGAGTCAAATTCTTGAAAGGAATTCATGATCTGTAAGGGAAGGTGTTATCGGATATTTGGATCTGCGATGTTCTTCGTTACTGTTTGGGAAGGGTTTGTTGTTTTCTGTTCAGTGACTTTGCGTGTTGGATCGATAAGGAGAGTGTTGAACAGTTGTGGAGATTGAGGGGTGTAAGGAGGGGAAGGAAGAAGATCTCTCAAGAATATAAGGCATGGAAGGAGGGtgcccaactgaaaaaaaaaatggcttTGATGATGATCAGATTTCGGCAGGTTTGAACTGTGCTGagaagtgagagagagagagagagagagagaaggttGAATTGATGGAGAATGGAGATAACTTAACAGGAAGGAGGGTAAAAGAACagtttagagagagaagaaggaaaaaccTATTTTTCCTAGTAGCTAGGCTAACTTCAACCCTctctatatattttgataactCCTAGAATACTTGAAAGCGTGGTGATGCTAGGTGCTTTTTGCTAACCCTGTTTTTCTGAAACCATTTTTAGGAATTTTgacagtgtttttttttatttttttgagaagaaggaagaaagggtATGCAGGTAGATGAGGTGGTTTGACCTATGGCAGTGTCCGAAGCAAAGAGAGAATGTGATGGGAAGAGAGCAGAGGGACTTAAATTGAGAAAGAAGAAGTGTTTTGGGCTTTAGGGCTTTTGTGGAAATAGAAATAGGTTGAAAAAGACAGTGAGAGATTGTTGACGCAGACAGATAATGgtgttggtaaaaaaaattaaatataatggTTTGGGTGGTTCTATTATCTCTCTCGCGTTGATTGACAATACCTTTCGAATTTACCTGTTTGCCCTTTTATGTCTGATACGACTAACTTTAGTTTGGGAAAAAATGGGATCATCAACCATAGTTGCATACAAGTAGACACTAGTAGCGCTTGTGAACTTACCATCATTAGATTGTTACTTTTCAACAAGTGCTAATCCCTAGGCCCTAGATATCTGTGTGCAGATTATAATGATTTCAATGATGAAAATCATTGACTGCAAATGACTTCAATTAAATCCCCTACTATT from the Vigna angularis cultivar LongXiaoDou No.4 chromosome 3, ASM1680809v1, whole genome shotgun sequence genome contains:
- the LOC108324705 gene encoding protein LIGHT-DEPENDENT SHORT HYPOCOTYLS 4 isoform X1; protein product: MNSFQEFDSSSNSDTKAINLSAGNTSNFTSPPPPSSSSSPPSSSPTTLSRYENQKRRDWNTFGQYLRNHRPPLSLSRCSGAHVLEFLRYLDEFGKTKVHTHLCPFFGHPNPPAPCPCPLRQAWGSLDALIGRLRAAFEENGGKPETNPFGARAVRLYLREVRDSQAKARGISYEKKKRKRPQHPPPLPPPNNAKIVI
- the LOC108324705 gene encoding protein LIGHT-DEPENDENT SHORT HYPOCOTYLS 4 isoform X2 — protein: MNSFQEFDSSSNSDTKAINLSAGNTSNFTSPPPPSSSSSPPSSSPTTLSRYENQKRRDWNTFGQYLRNHRPPLSLSRCSGAHVLEFLRYLDEFGKTKVHTHLCPFFGHPNPPAPCPCPLRQAWGSLDALIGRLRAAFEENGGKPETNPFGARAVRLYLREVRDSQAKARGISYEKKKRKRPQHPPPLPPPNNAS